The Porites lutea chromosome 4, jaPorLute2.1, whole genome shotgun sequence genome contains a region encoding:
- the LOC140935755 gene encoding chymotrypsin-like elastase family member 1 — protein MGLCYNPKYFKPLKKYCERTCNLCNATAPEPPPIPVQPGLALGECGRTVVTQGRVIGGVDGQHGSWPWQVGLYVGDSKFSCGGSLIKPDWVLTAAHCIDPKVQVSDYRVRLGDWHRFYYDGTEQVRNASKVIVHSQYHRPYLINNDIALIKLDRPALLNSHVNTICLPQRGISAPLNSTCYITGWGKVKFPGGSYHKLQQTQLPLVSNRECSAKILASPVAGKLHITKQMVCAGELNPTRLQGGCHGDSGGPFVCKDALSGKFILEGAVSWGSSNCNFIQENKQYTVFARVSEFRDWIDQQIANN, from the exons ATGGGACTCTGTTACAATCCCAAGTACTTCAAGCCGTTGAAGAAATACTGTGAAAGAACATGCAATCTATGCA ATGCCACTGCACCTGAGCCACCTCCGATACCAGTGCAACCAGGATTAGCCCTGG GTGAGTGTGGTAGAACTGTGGTTACTCAGGGCCGAGTTATCGGGGGCGTAGATGGGCAACATGGATCATGGCCCTGGCAAGTTGGTCTGTACGTTGGGGACTCTAAGTTCTCTTGCGGAGGCTCCCTCATTAAACCAGACTGGGTCCTAACAGCAGCGCATTGCATCGATCCAAAAGTGCAAGTCAGCGATTATCGAGTTCGCTTGGGAGACTGGCATCGCTTCTATTATGATGGTACAGAGCAGGTCCGCAACGCGTCCAAAGTCATTGTGCATTCACAGTACCATCGTCCATACCTTATCAACAACGACATTGCTCTCATCAAGCTCGATCGCCCAGCGTTGCTAAACAGTCACGTGAACACCATCTGTCTTCCTCAGCGTGGAATCAGTGCACCTTTAAATAGCACCTGTTATATTACAG GATGGGGTAAAGTTAAATTTCCAGGAGGCTCTTACCACAAACTTCAACAAACCCAGCTGCCCCTCGTATCCAACAGGGAATGCTCAGCGAAGATCCTCGCCTCTCCGGTGGCGGGAAAACTACACATAACTAAACAAATGGTCTGCGCAGGAGAGCTGAACCCCACTCGATTGCAGGGTGGTTGTCATGGTGATAGTGGAGGTCCATTTGTTTGTAAAGACGCGCTATCTGGGAAGTTTATCTTGGAAGGAGCTGTTAGTTGGGGCTCTTCAAACTGCAATTTTATCCAAGAGAATAAACAATACACCGTTTTCGCTCGTGTCAGCGAGTTTCGTGATTGGATAGATCAACAAATTGCCAATAACTAA